The following DNA comes from Pseudodesulfovibrio alkaliphilus.
ATACTCCATGAGCGCACGGCCGATCAGCTCCGGTGTGGAGCCATGGGCCACGCAGATTCCCTCGGAGTCGTAAACGAAAAAATACCCGTTTCGCTCAGGGAAAAAGCGCGACGAGGCAACAAAGGAGCGCAGGAGCCGGAGTCGCTCATCCCTGTCCCTGACAATCTCGAAAAGGCCGCCCAGCCCGGTGGCCGCCACAGCAACCACCAGCTCCACATCCGGCCGGATGGGCCGGGTCTTGCCCGGGGGAAAGGCCGCACATGGCGCGGCCAGTAGCGCAAACAGCAGACAGATGACGGCGACCCGGCAAAACGGATGCGGCATGATGTGCTCCCCGACTGAAAAGATGACGTATGATGGGATTGTAACAAACCCTGTGCCCGGCGCCATGATTATCGGCGCGGGCCCCGGAACGTGTTCGAGGGACTACCTGCCGCCCACGAACTTGACCCACAGCGAACGCGATCTGGGGCCGTCGAACTCGCAGAAGAAGACCTTCTGCCAAGTGCCGAGGCGAATGTCGCCGCCCTCGATCATGAGCGTCTGGTCGCAGCCCAGGAGGCTCGACTTGATATGGGCGTCGGAGTTGCCTTCGGCGTGATGGTAGTCACCGCGCTGGGGGACGAGCTTGCGCAGGTTGATCACCATGTCGCGGGCCACGTCCGGGTCCGCGCCCTCATTGACGGTCACGGCCCCGGTGGTGTGCGGGCAGTGGAGCAGCAGCAGGCCGTCGTTCCAGCCGTTGGCGCGGATCAGGGCACGCAACGGCCCGGTGATGTCGAGCATCTCCTCGCGCTCGCGGGTGCGAATGGACAGAGTCTCCACGGTACCTCCTATGGGCGGAACATGTGGGAAAAGTGCGGGTCGTAGAGCAGGGAGCGGGCCTGTGCGGCGTCATGGGCTCCCTGACCCGGCAGGACCAGAAAGACTGTCTGCCGGGTGAAGCCACGCTCACGGGCCGTGGCCGCCAGATGCGCCAGATCAGTATCGGCCACGGCCTGATCGGGCCAGCCCACGCGACGGGCCACGACCACCAGGGTATCCGGGGCCAGCCCGCCAGCCAGCAGCTCGCGCTGCACCCCCTCGGGATCGCCTGCCGAAAGATAGACGCACATGGCCGATTTGTGGGCTGCCAGAGAGCGCAGTGCCTCGGCCTCAGGCACCGGGGTCTTGCCTGCCAGCCGGGTCAGGATCAGGGTCTGGGTGACGCCGGGCACGGTGTAGGAACGCCCGGCCAGGGCCGCCGCCGCACAGGCCGAGGTCACGCCCGGCACCACGGCGCAGGACACACCCTCCCGCTCCAGCAGGTCCATCTGCTCCCGGATAGCCCCGTACAGGGAGGGATCGCCTGTGTGGACACGGGCCACGGAACCGCCCCGGCGCACGGTCTCCATGATCAGGGCATGGGTCTGGTCCAGGGACAGGGGTGCGGAATCGACCACCCGCGCCCCGGCCCGGGCGCAGGCCACCACCTCGGGCGGCACCAGGGACCCGGCGTAAAGGACGAGGTCCGCCCCGGCGATGAGCCGCTGGCCCTTGAGGGTCAGCAACTCGGGATCGCCAGGACCGGCGCCGATGAAGTGGACCATGCCCATGCCTTTCCCGGTCTCGCCGCCCATCACAGCACCCGCCCAAGAAAGGCCGGATTCTGCCGCAGCCCCTGGATGGCGATGCGTGCGCAGGCCTCGGCGTCGGACGCGGCGTGGTGATGGATGAGGTCGATGCCCAGATGGTCGCAGACGCAGGGCAGCTTGTTGGAGGGCAACCGCCAGGTGGTGCGCGCCAACTGCACCGTGCACAGAAAGGGCTGCGCGGGCGGCGCACAGCGCGACTCGCGGCAGCAGGCGTTGAGCACGGACTTGTCAAAGGAGGCGTTGTGGGCCACGAGAAAATCCGCGCCCGCAAGGAGCGGCGTCAGCTCGGGCCACAGCTCGCCGAAACTGGGCTGGTCGGCCACGTCTTCCCAGAGGATGCCGTGGACCTGGACACAAAATGGGTTGAACCTCTGCCTGGGGGGTCGGATGAGGCGGTAGTCGCGGGCCACGACCTCGCCCCGATCCACCACCACAAGGCCCACGGCGCAGGCCGAATCGCGCTTGGCGTCTGCGGTTTCGAAATCTATGGCCACAAATCGGGTGGTCTCCACGGTGGGGGTCATGGCGCTCCTTGACTGATGCTTGGTGCCACAGGGATACACCAAAGCCCCCCGCAGGCCAAGCCGTCAGCTCCCGGCAACAGGGCTAACGCATCGAACAATCGCCGG
Coding sequences within:
- a CDS encoding cache domain-containing protein; translation: MPHPFCRVAVICLLFALLAAPCAAFPPGKTRPIRPDVELVVAVAATGLGGLFEIVRDRDERLRLLRSFVASSRFFPERNGYFFVYDSEGICVAHGSTPELIGRALMEYEDENGFPVIRALVELGRGGGGFLEYLWDKPGSTGPHEKLGYVLPIPNTDFIIGSGLYLPEIDSY
- a CDS encoding secondary thiamine-phosphate synthase enzyme YjbQ; translation: METLSIRTREREEMLDITGPLRALIRANGWNDGLLLLHCPHTTGAVTVNEGADPDVARDMVINLRKLVPQRGDYHHAEGNSDAHIKSSLLGCDQTLMIEGGDIRLGTWQKVFFCEFDGPRSRSLWVKFVGGR
- the cobM gene encoding precorrin-4 C(11)-methyltransferase, producing MGGETGKGMGMVHFIGAGPGDPELLTLKGQRLIAGADLVLYAGSLVPPEVVACARAGARVVDSAPLSLDQTHALIMETVRRGGSVARVHTGDPSLYGAIREQMDLLEREGVSCAVVPGVTSACAAAALAGRSYTVPGVTQTLILTRLAGKTPVPEAEALRSLAAHKSAMCVYLSAGDPEGVQRELLAGGLAPDTLVVVARRVGWPDQAVADTDLAHLAATARERGFTRQTVFLVLPGQGAHDAAQARSLLYDPHFSHMFRP
- a CDS encoding 3'-5' exonuclease; translation: MTPTVETTRFVAIDFETADAKRDSACAVGLVVVDRGEVVARDYRLIRPPRQRFNPFCVQVHGILWEDVADQPSFGELWPELTPLLAGADFLVAHNASFDKSVLNACCRESRCAPPAQPFLCTVQLARTTWRLPSNKLPCVCDHLGIDLIHHHAASDAEACARIAIQGLRQNPAFLGRVL